The genomic interval TGAAAGGCAAAGTTATATATGCACCTTGGCCCAGAGGGCTAGCTCCACAAAATCAATTCCAACGACTTTTGGAAGATAGCTAAGTATCTCTTTGCACATGGTCAGGATAGAAAAAAGTAGGCggtttctgtaaaaaaaaaacgaatagAAAAAATTTGTTAAGAGCCTGCAAATAAACATATCAATGTATTCTCCCGCAACATGCAAACAGACTCATGCCAATGCAATGAATGACTTAACATAACGATAGAAGGTAGATAGACACTACACATACACATAGAAGTATGTATACATTTGCAAAGTTTGTAAATTCATTAAGGCATgtaaattacataaataaaagtagCAGTTCAGTACTACAGAAATGTTTCTAGGCAATAACCTGTCATCAATGTTGCGCATTGTCCATTGTGGAGGGGCAACACTCTGACTTCTAAGGTTATCAAACCCCTGCAATCCAGCCCATAACAACAAGTTAGAAGAGGATAAGCCATTAGCTTTTATTAACTATTACAGAAAGACAATGCAAATGAGGGATCAAAGTAAGTACCAATACAAACGTGCAACCACTAGGATCATTCGAAATAACCTCAACCTTTGTGAGATGTTTCAACTTGTAAAGCTTGGCTGGCTGAAACAAAAGGaagatattatgtttctaaaGGGAGACTAAAGAGAACTGCAGAAAGTGGtaagaagaaaaatacaaagtGTGATTTGTTTATTGAAATAGTTGATAATGAAGGCAAGTTACAATAGTAAACATAAGCTAGATGCAGATGCTCACATATAGTAAAGAAAACAAACCTCAAGTACTGCGCCGGATGAATACTTCAATACTCGGAGAAAAGCTTTGGCTGCCTCACCTTTTGTCGATTGTTTAACTGCGTGAAGTTGTTACTGTTTAGCAGTTGTTACAAGCATATGCTTTACATAGAAACGAATACTGTCTTAAATCTAGCATGACAATAATTAAGTCCTATTTATACGTCAACCAAACCAGCTTGCAAACAGACATACTAGCAAATCTCCACTGTTAAGTACTAACAagtttaaaatatgtttataacatATTGGCAAACAACACTTCTAAAGTATAACTATCATGTTTATTTGAGATAACCAAAGATTAACTCTTCACTTCATTTAGACCATGCCAAAACAATCAGAGTAATCAATATCAAAATGTCAAGGTTTCCTTGTTCTAATAATCAAGTATTTATAGAGTGTTGCCCACCAGATAAAGCAGATAACTAAATCCAACATTCCAACTGCAAAGAAGTAGGAAGTCAGTGCAATCGATTCAGCACAGCAATGTTCATCAATCCACGCTAACTTTGAGAATTCCACAATCCACACTAACGTGCATCATTACATTGAGAGACATCAATTCCGGTTTCATAAGTTTTAAACATCTTGATTATCTTATCTGCCTCCCAAAAATAAAAGCAAGCTTCAAGTTAAAAGTCTGAAGTGGCTATACTGGCCAAGGCTTCTGATTCCCTTAGCCAATGAAGCCTTTCAAAAGAAACCAGGGATAAAGTTTTGGTCTTGGACACGCAAGGATTTGACAACTACTTGGCCCAGGTCCATCCATAtgggagaaaaaataattagctcgTCGGTCCTAGCCCCTTTTATGACAAGTAATGGCAGATCCTTCTGACAATGATGAACGTTTCATCCTACAAGTTGTAGTGTTAATGAGCATCTCTAACAACTGTCATCAACTCCAGGCTCCATCTAATCACAGTTCACAAGGACTTGTCCAATCAGCTCCAACACCTAGTCGATTCCAACGATTACTGGTCTGGTGAGATGCTTAGACGTTCCTATCAATCCATGCATTAACTCTTGTGTACCGGTATTCGAAATTTCGGTCTCAACACCGCATGATGAAAGCTCTAAAAGAAATGTTCCTTGTACAAGATGCTTCAAGTATAGGATCGAATTGTAGTGTAGGCTACTTCCAGTATAGGATCAGCTCCAGCTTCCAAAACTCTGATGATTCTGTGTCCTTGCGCAGTATGGCAGATTCTCATTTGGAGCTCCAGTGGCGCATGCACGAAAATTTACTAACTTTAGCAATTTACAGCTAACCGCAtataataagtaaaaaaaaaaaaaaaggatctcTGCCCAAAACAACACCTTGTATAGTCCCCTAGTGGTCTAGGCTGTCAACAGAAGTCCAACCACAGGCCATCGCTCGATCCAAGCTCCCCAGATCACGAAACTCGAATCCCAAATCCGAGCAAGGATCTCGGCAGCGAAGATCAGACAGGATTAGGGCAGCGTGACATTTTCTCCCTAAACATGGTAGCTTTTCCCCGAGCAACCAAatcagctactactactacttctcGAGTCTCACCAGAGCGATCCCTCTCCGAGCAACCAAATCAGCTACCGTGGACCGAATCGAAGCAGGGGAACAAACCAGCAAAGCTGCAGCAGAgcgagaagagaggagagaaggaaggaggggggggggggggaggcagTGACCGGTGAGCGCGAGGACGCGGGGCTTGGCGAGGCGGCCGAGCTTCTCGAAGATGCCCCTCCCCTTGGCGACGCGGATGGAGAAGGacacctcctcgccgcgcgcccccgAAGCCGCCACGGCCTGCGCGCACGCGCGCCGCAGCTCGGCGTCGTCCGCGCTCGACTTCGCCAtcgcccgtgcgccgccgccgccgctcgccgccgatctgaggagaggaggaggacgacgaggtggGCCGCGGTTGGGGAAGAGGGATGAGTTGGTGTCGCCTCAGACTCCTCAAAGAGTCGAGATTAATCaatcaaaaaccaaatcattttcttttttaccgtTTTTACtgcctgtttttctttttctttttttttttacctttttaccGCGGGGACGGTGGGAGACGGTCGGGTTCGACTTTGGACGTGGTTTTGGTTGGTTGACTTGTGGGAGGACTTGACTTGCGAGTGGAACCGGAGTACCGGACACGGACTCGTTCGGTCGCTGCTTGCTACGGTAGACTGTGCCAGCCTCTGGACTTCATTTCTCTCtgtatttcctttttctgtttcttcttctccttcaaaaTCGTGGCTACCCTACTCTCCAAGTTAATTTTGCTACCCTACTCTTcaatttaattttaataattttagaTATAAAAATCACACTTCAACAGACTAACCAACAAGACGCCAAGCCATCCAACTGGCCAAACTCTTCTTTGCGCTGGCCAACTTTGAGCGGCCAAAATCACCTTGCCAATCATGGCCCCACGCgttttcccctctcccctcccgtcccgtactctctctccctcaaatGGAGCGATTTCCTCCTTTCGGATCACGCAACTACTCTCCCCACTCCATAGATCTAGCGCGTCGGCGCGCAACCCCCGCCAGCGCCGACACCGCCCCTCCACCCCACTGCCAAGGTTGCCATCGTCCACACCCAAGGCCGCTgcccctccgccgtcatcgtccACTGCAGAGGGGCCGACGCATCGTAATCCATTGTCAACGCCCCATCGTCTGCAATCGAGACCATTTGCTGTCCCCTACTAAGACCGGATGTGGCCCTCCACTACCGAGGCCGCTGCGTCATCGTccgttgccgacgccgccgtcatccGCTGCCGAGACCACCGTCATCCCCTcccgaggccgccgccatcccctgACAAGAGGGAACTAGTCGTTAGGATTtggagagtctgttggagtaTATGCAACAGATATGGAAAGGAATCTTTTTGTCTAATTGGCCAAATAGACAAATGGAGAGTCAAAAATAGCCATGTTGTTGGATCTGGCTGCCACACAGCAAAATGTTAAATGACAACATTGTCTAAACTATTCCCTTTGGTCAAAAATATTCATCATTCATGATAAGATCtgattaaacttttaaaatatctGAAATGATTTATCATGTACTCCAGGTTGCAGCAATTCTAACATAAGTTTGTCTTGCATAATCTGTAGCATATCTTAGATAAATAATTCATAGTTCTTTctgtttcataatttttaacATTTTGGATAAGAAGGAAATCAAATATAgaaactttaactattaataactttaaaaaaattttaattcaCATTTAGAACACGATGTATAAATTAGTCATAAAAGGTATTTTagtaaaattaaatatttaatttccattattttatatgttataataaaaaattatagtcAAGATATGTTTCAAAGATTGGCAGGTTAGTTCTACTTCTACTCCTAACAAGGTCTTCTTTGTCGACTCTGACGATGATTTAAAAAAGGGCGACCGAAGTGTATCTCTGCTTGCCTATGTTGCTTTAACCTCCATCCTTCAGAGGGCCGTTTGGGTTCGCAACTAGGCTCCATCTTGTGCAGCTTGCCATGGTGTTTTTGTTCCCATTGTTGTTGTATAAGTTCTGGCTGTTGCAGTTTGCAAAAGATGCAAAGTTAAGGACCTGATTGCTTTTTCCTCTTGTTATTGAGTCTTTCTTTACATTATTACTACAATCGATGCATTTAGATATTGTAGTAGGTAATGGTCGCGgtaatatatgataaattattTGTTGTTACGATGATAATCTTAATGACAAATCAAGGCATATAAATCCATTAATGTTATAGCTACActtcttaaaaaatatgttagaaacatatttattattaattGTTATTAAACATTTATGTCCATTACCATAAAcaacatataaacatatttaataGATGGAGAGGTCATAGTCGTGTGAGCACACAACTTAAGATGCTAGTTTTTCAGGACTTATGTGTAATTTGCACATTCACAAGGAACCTCTATGTAAAACTGGCTATATTCCCAgtttgcacatatatatattattgtgcTGAGGTAGTAACTCGGTTTATGCTTAAAAAATTGTAGAATACTCTAAAATTACTAATGCATGTGTATGAGAGTtctatataaattattattatgtcTAAGTGTCTCCTTAATCATGCAGACTTATCATAGATTATATCCATATACTAAAGTAGTCTTGGCTAGAAACTCCATCTCAAAGACCATACCATGAAGTAATGCGTCTCAACTCCGTTATACACACCTTCTTAACCAACGATAGATAAGGGTAATATAGTACGATGGACCAACCAACGACCCATCCATCTGATTCATAATACTATACCCTTTTGGAGAAGTTGTTTGAAACCACCATCACATCACGAATACGATGACAAGAGGAAAATAAGACCCTATAGAGAGATCATATCAGGTACCCAACCAGAAGTGTGCGTGAGTTCCACACGCACACGTGACACCATGCCTAAAACTTGAACAACTCGAATTGCATGCACATCATCTCTTGAGAAACCATATGTCATGAAGTGCATCACAGTCCCATTAAATACGGGCTTCTAAAATAGCGGTAGTAGATAGAGCATAATAACATAATAGTAGACCAACCAACCCATCCCATTCATAATGTGCATaagatactactccctctgttttttgaGACCTTTTCCCCTagtaaaacttttttaaatttgatcaagtctATAGGAAAACACAATAGTATTTtgaatacaaaacaaacatattacgAAAACATactcaatgttagatttaattaacATATTATGAAAGTgacttattataatataaaacagaaggGTTTCCTAGTGCGTCCTTTGAGAAAAGTTGCTTGAGAATTGAAAATGATAcaatattagagcaagtttaatagtatagccactactggctccaaatcatctatagtcaattcatataatagttacctataaacatacggtacacaattaatatttggtcccacGTGTCATACGTACATACATCTTGAAGTCTGTGCTATAGCTGACTATAAACATGTAGCtcgctgttcttctctctcctctcttatcttctcaaaatgtgtttatagctggctttatagtctgctattgtacctgcttttACGAACACATTGATAAAAATTAATAAAGGAGATCCAACAGAGAATTGGAGAGGGAATAAGGCTATCTTATGATGCCataattagagcaggtacaatagcaggcttaCAGcatgctataaatatattttaaaaagataaaggaagagagagaagagcagcggactatagatttgtagccagctgcagcacggactccaagacgtaatatgtgtatAACATgtaggaccagatattaatgGCATAGTAAGCAAGTATtgtataaattaactattacattggctatagataatttagagctagtagtgggctacactattaaacttgctgtTAAAACACCATCATAATTGTTGAGGAAGATTAAGTACATGTACGTGAAACGAGAAAACTATCAATTAATGAAGTTTTAGTTctgttaaatttaaaaatagatttatatgaTAGTAGTATTTTAAAGTAGCTTCTATATGAAAAGATTTCCATatgaaatacaccgtttaatcgTTTATTAAGAAAAGCGCGCTAACAAAAAGTCTTAGCTAAAATCTAGTACTCCTAGATTGTATAATCTTAATCGAACTAAACATGTCTCATCAAACCAAATCTTTCTCGTTCTCCTAGTCTATGATCGAGTCGAGTCGATCGGACTACTTTACTGCACACGACCCTTCAAACCCGAAATACCAGCCCTTAATTCCCCGGTCCTTTTCCCCCAAATAACAGTAATTAAGCGGGGACACACACAGGCGATCAAAAAAACCcaacccctcctctcctcgccgccgccgcccatggccaGCGACCGCCGCTACTACTACTtcgaagaagacgatggcgatggcgaggaggaggtggagtggCTGGCGATGGAggccgacgaggacgacgtcgGCCTGCTCGAGGAGGACGACCTTCACCTGCGGCTTCCCGACGACCGCCCCGCGGATTGCTGGGTGAGCATGCGCTACTACTACACCCCCCATCATCACTTCatcaccacaccacaccacaccacggGAGGGGGATAGATAGGGGGCGAACTCAACTCGCTCGATGGATGCGTGCTAGGCCGCCTCCTGATCGTGCGCGGCGCGGTGCTCGAATCCATctagtaggaaaaaaaaaagagtcgtcctctgattttttttttttattttgtgccGTTTGGGTTATCCTGCCTGCGTCATGGGTGGAGTATAGTAATGCGGCTGATTGCACACAACAAGATATTATGGAGAAGACGCCGTCTGGTCGCTTACCGGATCGGGATGGGGATTGGCTTCTTATcttgtactactagtagtaatgCCGATTGTTTTTGGAATTCCGGTGTGtgatttgagagaaaaaaacaaagtattttaaattaattgctcTTGTTTGCACCCTCATAATAACTACATTAGTTCCAATCTGGTTTTACCTCTAAGTATTAGGATTTAGGAGTTCAAAATCAATTCAATCCCTCTTTTCGCTGCAAGGGTTTGATCATCTGCATCAAAAATCATCCAATTCTCACAAACTAGTTGTCCTTGTAGCTTTGTattataattaatttgcctTTATTACAttctgatgattttttttttgcaattatcGTATCTTAGAACATGTAAATTtggtttacaaataaaatggtTGACATGCGCAGCTTTGTTTCTTAAACTTGTACATTATTACTACATTTATTATTGTGGACAACTTCAAGCAGCGCATGAGCCATGTATGCTGCATTGGATGCATTCGTTTCTTTGTGCTGATTAGCTTAATATTTACAAAtcaccatttttttaatttagctGCTAATTAGGGTATCACGAATAGATATCTTTCGCACAATTTACCTATGTTTGGTTAAGTTCCCGTCTGTCACCACCAATGCATTGATCTTTACTGTAAAAACTGTGCTCCAAATAATTTATCTTGTTGTTCTCACAGAAAAAATATTATCATCTCCACATTGCCTGGGATTTGTCATTTATGCATTCAAATCAAGTGAATGGAACTGAAgccttaatttgtttttttttttctcctgagaAGATCTATTTAGTTATTTTGACATGtataactgttgttgtaggcCATCACACAAGAGTCACTTCCTGTTGCCCAGGTAATGGTGCTCTTGTCATTCTTGCCATTTCGAGATTCAGATTATGTTGGTCCTACCTATACTTGAGATCAATTGACTGTTTTGTGTATCTACTCTACCCACAGCAACAAGACCTGTCTATGGTAATGAACTTGCTCAACATAAAGCAGCACCATGCACGCACACTCCTTATCCACCACCGGTGGAAGATGCATTGCATTTATGATCACCTTGACAGAAAGGGGCGGGACCGCATGCTCAGTGAGGCATGCATTATTTTGCCGAAGAATAGCATGTCAGCAGCTAGCTCAACAAGTGTTACCTGCAATGTGTGTTTTGAGGACTTCTCAATGACTGATGTCTCGACCATGGACTGTGGGCATTGCTTCTGCAATGACTGTGAGTCCCTACGAACCCTTCAGCAACTTCCTTCTGATGTCCTGATCCTTACAGCTATTACATTACTATAAACCTTTTTATTCGGTGGCATTCGATTTTCCTTAAGAATATTCATCAACCTAATGTATCAAATAGTTTCTAGGTTTtcataaaaatgaaaaacagtAGGACATATTTGTTAGCAAAACACTGCACATTTTCTtacctatctttttttttcttcaggttGGACAGAGCACTTCTTTGCATCCATTAATACTGGCAACAAGCAGATTCGGTGCATGGAGGTTAAGTGCAAGGCCATTTGTGATGAGGACATTGTGCGCCGCCTCCTCAGTCTGAAGTACCCTGCTGCATCTAAGCGCTTCAATCTTCTCCTACTTGAGTCTTACCTTGAGGACAATGACTCAGTGAAGTGGTGCCCCAGTGCCCCACACTGTGGCCGCGCAATCCAGGTAGGCACCGGCGAGAGGTACTGCGAGGTCGCTTGCCCCTGTGGTGTCAGCTTCTGCTTCAACTGTGCAGGGCAGGTGCACTCGCCTTGCCCATGTGCCATATGGGAGAAGTGGAAAGCTAAGGGCCATGGAGACTCGGATAGCGTCAAGTGGATTCTTGCCAACACCAAGAGCTGCCCCAAGTGCTCCAAGCCCATCGAGAAGAACGGTGGCTGCAACCTTGTCCATTGCAAGTGCGGCCAGTGTCTATGGTAAGCTGTTGTCAGTTGTTACACACATATCCACGCAGGGTTTAGCGGTGGGAGCTTTTCATCATTTGGTGAGTGAGCTTGCTCTCTATGGTGATCGGCAACCTGGGAATAGGCAATGGTGTATCTAGCTTAAAATCAGTTTTTCATCTCCTTGAttactactctctctgtcccaaaataatttaacctaatacttcctccgtactcgtaaaggaagtcgtttaggacagcgacacggtctccaaaacacaactttaacttcttgtttctataaaatatttattgaaaagtgataaatgtatacttttatgaaagtatttttcaagacaaatatattcatataatttttacattttcaaactcaacaacttgagagttattcatgatttatattcccaaggtttgacttaaacattgtcctaaacgacttcctttgtgagtatggagggagtacgagaTATGACACATACTAGcactgtctagattcgtaaaattaagatgtgtcacattccgtactagattggtttatttttggACAGAGGGGTACTCCAGTATCTTGAATTGCTGACCCTACTGAATGCATGCAGCTGGCTCTGTGGTGGGCCTACCGGGAGGGAGCACACTTGGGATAGCATCTCCGGCCACAGCTGCAACCGCTACAAGGAGGAAAACGGCGACAAGGTGGACACCAGCAGACAGCAGATGCAGCGGTACACGCACTACTGGGACCGTTACAACATCCACGCCGGCTCGTACAAGGTGGAGCAGAAGGATCTTGGGCCTGCCGTCGAGGAGCAGGTGAAGAAGCTGGAGTCGAACCTAACAGGTCCGAAGATGAACTGGGACGGAAGCTGGCTCGCCATGGCGTACCAATCCCTGCTCGCATCGCGGCAGGTGCTGTCGCGGTCGTACGCCTTCGCCTACTACATgtttggcggcggcgaggtgaagACGCACCCGTCAGAGCGGGCGAGCCTCGCCGTGGCGCAGAACCTCTTCGAGGACCGGCAGGAGCAGCTGGAGCGCCACGTTGAGCATCTCTCCAAGGAGCTCGCCACGGACTTGCTGGGgctgccggaggaggagatcgtCCTGAAGAAGGTGGAGATTGCCAACCTCGCCAAGATCGTCCAGGCAATCTGCGGGCAGTTGTACAGGTGCATCCAGGACGAACTCCTGCCACTGCTCGTCCAGCCCATGAACATTGCCGCGTACCAGCCGGACGGCCCTGACAAGGCCAAGGAGTTCATCGGGGCTTGACATACAGACAAGGCTAGCTTCCAGTTTGGCAGCTGCCGCTAACCTCACTGTGCTTATCAGGTAAGTTTACGGATGATCTAGGCTGCTTAGAGGGTCCTGCAGTAAGagaagtagaaaaaaatatatatatatatcagtatGTAGATTTGACTTACTTACGCCTGAGCGAAGGACGTAATGTTCATTCGAAATTAAAGTGCTATACTTGCCTTATTTTTTGGTTGTTGGGGCGTATTTTGGTTTCAAAATAGTATTCTAAGCATTGACCATTCTTCTCATAAGAtagataattctttttttttccgtgaGGTAAGGGCAGGAGCTATGTCGATTTCATTTCAGGAAGGAAAGAGAGTTTTTACATCACACTGGTTACATGGATCCTAAGATCCCCCCCTAGGGGCAGCTAGGATAGATAAATTCTTATACTAGCTATAAAAGCAATATTGAGTGGAAACACTGTACAATTCGGGCATATTGATTTACATGGTTTgtataaaaaaacatgtatttgTAATTTGAGTGACTGTTACTGTTAGTGATCAAAATCTACGAACTTTGacatttgaaattaaaatatatatcctATAAAATTAACTTAGGCAGTATTTAAACATTGTTCAGAAGATTCTCCTAATCTGCCGCAAAACATCTTGTATTATATAATATTGTTGAGAAGATTCTCCTAATCTGCAGCATGACATCTAGTGTTATATAATATGAGACATCAAAAGTTCGTTTTCCTACTGAAAATTAACCAATAAGACCAAGTTGCAAAAggcaaattaaatttgtttcaaagggtCATCACAAAGAGCATCACAATGAGCGATTTAGATTTTCTCTTGGGTACATCATGATGGATCCCTATGAGCAATTGACGCCCTCTGTTTATAGCACTAAGCAAGACAAGTTGCATTGTTGTGTCAGGATTCTAAGTTTAATGTCTTTTATATCTTTCTGTCCTTTTCTGCCGGATGACTAAATATCTGAATGGTTTTCATAATTATCCGAGAtacaaatgaatgaattaattataataaaatttgaCAAAGGATTTAAAACAACAttctaagaaaaatatatagaaaattttctataaaaatcataaaagcTCAAAAAGCGTTTATTTGGCTATGCTGAAATATAGATAGGTTGAAGGTAAAGAACACCGACAGTGTCTAGCCTCTCGAGAACCAAAGGATCTTTCAGTTTTCGTAGTCTGCGTATGTTTCCGTGAAAAGAATCTTGCCACTATAGACGATCCAAAACACGTTCCAGTACTATCAGATTTGGGCCACACGCAAGCCAGGTCAACAACGAACAGTTTTGAGTACAGTAATTAAACTAGCCAAAAAAATGGATTTACAGTTGCATAGTTTTAAGGGATTAGATCAATAAAGTATTGGTACATAGTTCAGGGCCTCAAAATCCTCCCGAGTGCAATTCTCTATCTGATATAAACCACTCCAATTGTAGAGAACAATTGATCAAGGCATTTTTGAATCAAAGGCCAATTTTCAAAACCGCCTTATCCTACTTGTTtgatacataaaaaaaatctgtctTTAAACTTAAGAAGGAAGCAATGCTACAAAATTGCCTGACGGGACTTCCTCTACAGAATACATCTCAATTCTTCAGCTCAAATGGTCTGTAACACCCCCTCCAAATTCCCATTGCTTGTGAAGGTAACCCGTTCAGCCTCTTGTATCGAATTTCATCGGTGGGAATGGTTGCAAAAAAATGCAAGGTGGAAGGGATTTGTCCTTTGTGTGACTTACAACATTTAAGGGGTTTTTCGGCATCAACCATCTACTACTACCCTACAAGTCCTCGCTCTCTTCTTTTAGTCGGATTGGATGGATTACAACTCCATTTTGAGCTGATCGGACACGGCCCCATCTTCCAAGACGAGGCTCCTGGTAATAAAAGATATATCAGTATAAAATTTAGGATTTTGAAACGAAACTAAAAAGAGTACTGTGTTGCAACAGTATAGAAGACTATGGAATGGATTAACATAAATGGTATCTGGTCCACTTGTGCTAGGATTACAAGGCAGTAGTATTCCTATTCATCGGCTAATGAACAAGAGAATGCGATGATGAATCTGCAATTCTGCAATCTGCATTCACTTTTGAGGCTGTCATGGAGTTTCAAAACGTAGCAGGATAGGGTGCTCTACTTCTATTAATAAAATGTTGTAAGTTGTGTACAGTGGGAATTTTAGTTCAATCAGTTAAGTGTTTAGCCAGAAAGATAAGTTCAATATAGTTGCTGCTTCCCAGTCTTTATTTGCTGAATAGTATCTCGTAATAAGCTTTTTAGTCAAGGCGATATTTTCCATTGTAATCAATG from Oryza glaberrima chromosome 3, OglaRS2, whole genome shotgun sequence carries:
- the LOC127765856 gene encoding probable E3 ubiquitin-protein ligase ARI1, translated to MASDRRYYYFEEDDGDGEEEVEWLAMEADEDDVGLLEEDDLHLRLPDDRPADCWAITQESLPVAQQQDLSMVMNLLNIKQHHARTLLIHHRWKMHCIYDHLDRKGRDRMLSEACIILPKNSMSAASSTSVTCNVCFEDFSMTDVSTMDCGHCFCNDCWTEHFFASINTGNKQIRCMEVKCKAICDEDIVRRLLSLKYPAASKRFNLLLLESYLEDNDSVKWCPSAPHCGRAIQVGTGERYCEVACPCGVSFCFNCAGQVHSPCPCAIWEKWKAKGHGDSDSVKWILANTKSCPKCSKPIEKNGGCNLVHCKCGQCLCWLCGGPTGREHTWDSISGHSCNRYKEENGDKVDTSRQQMQRYTHYWDRYNIHAGSYKVEQKDLGPAVEEQVKKLESNLTGPKMNWDGSWLAMAYQSLLASRQVLSRSYAFAYYMFGGGEVKTHPSERASLAVAQNLFEDRQEQLERHVEHLSKELATDLLGLPEEEIVLKKVEIANLAKIVQAICGQLYRCIQDELLPLLVQPMNIAAYQPDGPDKAKEFIGA